Proteins encoded by one window of Chromobacterium violaceum ATCC 12472:
- a CDS encoding ATP-binding protein: MLRKLLGSLFFRLALLVVTVVITTQLFTIWLANNERHKLLERQLYIQVLDTLSFLEDSMTGMVDEERQAFLDNYNRPGLPSLLPFNADRGQQFSEDLPKIGAMLAQRLSHDLNEPVQAHYARRVDHSELWVHVHVLDQPYWLVIPFGRYRDRMISPMLQASLLAALFATLLASLMAWRITRPISQVVQASRQLAGGSMPQAIPETGPREMQLLAHNFNGMAQALDNAARERRLMLAGLSHDLRTPLTRLKLTLEMQEASTDQHDMLSDIDELSRIVRQFIDFARAEETSRLEPVALADLAASVVARFRREDMDVRLDIRDEIELKADALALERLLSNLLENARRYGRPPVIVRLEKAAGEAALSVIDHGDGIPAALRETALAPFERLAEHRGTDGGSGLGLAIVSRVAKQHGGALELTDEDGGFKVAIRLPLSESAASSTARPG; the protein is encoded by the coding sequence TTGTTACGCAAGCTGCTGGGTTCCCTGTTTTTCCGGTTGGCGCTGCTAGTGGTCACCGTGGTGATCACCACCCAGCTGTTCACCATCTGGCTGGCCAACAACGAGCGCCACAAACTGCTGGAGCGGCAGCTGTACATCCAGGTGCTGGATACCTTGTCCTTCCTCGAGGACTCGATGACCGGCATGGTCGACGAGGAGCGGCAGGCCTTCCTCGACAACTACAACCGTCCCGGCCTGCCCAGCCTGCTGCCGTTCAACGCCGACCGCGGCCAGCAGTTCAGCGAGGATCTGCCCAAGATAGGCGCGATGCTGGCGCAAAGGCTGTCGCACGACCTGAACGAGCCGGTGCAGGCCCATTACGCGCGCCGGGTCGACCACAGCGAGCTGTGGGTGCACGTCCATGTGCTGGATCAGCCGTACTGGCTGGTGATTCCCTTCGGCCGCTACCGCGACCGCATGATCAGCCCGATGCTGCAGGCGTCCCTGCTGGCGGCGCTGTTCGCCACGCTGCTGGCCTCGCTGATGGCCTGGCGCATCACGCGGCCGATCAGCCAGGTGGTGCAGGCCAGCCGCCAACTGGCGGGCGGCTCGATGCCGCAGGCGATTCCGGAAACCGGCCCGCGCGAGATGCAGCTCCTGGCGCACAACTTCAACGGCATGGCCCAGGCGCTGGACAACGCCGCGCGCGAGCGGCGGCTGATGCTGGCCGGGCTGTCGCACGACCTGCGCACGCCGCTGACCCGGCTGAAGCTGACGCTGGAGATGCAGGAAGCCAGCACCGACCAGCACGACATGCTGTCCGACATCGACGAGTTGTCGCGCATCGTCCGCCAGTTCATCGACTTTGCCCGCGCCGAGGAAACCAGCCGGCTGGAGCCAGTGGCGCTGGCCGACCTGGCCGCCAGCGTGGTCGCGCGCTTCCGGCGCGAGGACATGGACGTGCGCCTGGACATCCGCGACGAAATCGAGCTCAAGGCCGATGCGCTGGCGCTGGAGCGGCTGCTGAGCAATCTGTTGGAGAACGCGCGCCGCTACGGCCGCCCGCCGGTGATCGTCAGGCTGGAGAAAGCCGCCGGCGAAGCCGCGCTCAGCGTGATCGACCACGGCGACGGCATCCCGGCCGCGCTGCGCGAAACCGCGCTGGCGCCGTTCGAACGGCTGGCCGAACACCGCGGCACCGACGGCGGCAGCGGCCTCGGCCTCGCCATCGTCTCCCGGGTTGCCAAGCAGCACGGCGGCGCGCTGGAGCTCACCGACGAGGACGGCGGCTTCAAGGTGGCCATCCGCCTGCCGCTCAGCGAAAGCGCAGCATCATCCACAGCCCGGCCAGGCTGA
- a CDS encoding membrane protein, protein MFFAALLLAVAGSVVYHLSIKQMPQALNPFFSLAVSYGLAMLLCLAGMWWLPAGQRGMSALNWSSLGVALGILGIEMGFLLAYRAGWNLGYAALSSNVLSTALLLPLGYWLFREQVSPARLAGLGLSLAGLWMMLRFR, encoded by the coding sequence ATGTTTTTCGCCGCACTATTGCTGGCCGTGGCGGGTTCCGTCGTTTACCACTTGTCGATCAAGCAGATGCCGCAGGCGCTGAACCCCTTTTTTTCGCTGGCGGTCAGCTACGGCCTGGCGATGCTGCTGTGCCTGGCGGGCATGTGGTGGCTGCCGGCGGGGCAGCGCGGCATGTCGGCGCTGAACTGGAGCAGCCTGGGCGTGGCCTTGGGGATATTGGGCATCGAGATGGGCTTCCTGCTGGCCTACCGCGCCGGCTGGAACCTGGGCTACGCGGCGCTCAGCTCCAATGTGCTGAGCACCGCGCTGCTGCTGCCGCTTGGCTACTGGCTGTTCCGCGAACAGGTGTCGCCGGCCAGGCTGGCCGGCCTGGGGCTCAGCCTGGCCGGGCTGTGGATGATGCTGCGCTTTCGCTGA
- a CDS encoding LysR family transcriptional regulator, with product MTGDIDTGLLRALAAVARHGSINRAAAELGHSQPALSLQLRKLERHCGQTLLQRSTRGVTLTPAGQALLPYAERIVCLAEQMLPGAPAAAARSCRVGLIEDVVSRHLPRVLADFAAARPGLKLEARVAPGRELSAAYRRGELDLLIANPRLCGLEQAPAWSMECALPWLAAGGVCPDEDELPLVLFAAPCSWRDAMLQALQLAGRRHRVVFESSSLLAVQAALEAGLGVGALLPDVANDALRPLPPGCLPALPPVPLALYRHAGRDGDPELETLSRLFFRELSRLSA from the coding sequence ATGACCGGCGACATCGACACCGGGCTGCTGCGCGCGCTGGCCGCCGTGGCCCGCCACGGCAGCATCAACCGCGCCGCCGCCGAACTGGGCCATAGCCAGCCGGCCTTGAGCCTGCAGCTGCGCAAGCTGGAGCGGCACTGCGGCCAGACCTTGCTGCAACGCTCCACCCGCGGCGTGACGCTGACGCCGGCCGGCCAGGCGCTGCTGCCCTACGCCGAGCGCATCGTCTGCCTGGCGGAACAGATGCTGCCGGGCGCGCCGGCCGCCGCCGCGCGCTCCTGCCGGGTCGGGCTGATAGAAGACGTGGTCAGCCGCCACCTGCCCCGCGTGCTGGCCGATTTCGCCGCCGCCCGTCCAGGCCTGAAACTGGAAGCCAGAGTCGCGCCGGGAAGGGAACTCAGCGCCGCCTACCGCCGCGGGGAACTGGATCTGCTGATCGCCAACCCGCGCCTGTGCGGGCTGGAGCAGGCGCCGGCCTGGTCGATGGAATGCGCGCTGCCGTGGCTGGCGGCCGGCGGCGTCTGTCCCGACGAGGACGAGCTGCCGCTGGTGCTGTTCGCCGCGCCATGCAGCTGGCGCGACGCGATGCTGCAGGCGCTGCAATTGGCCGGCCGCCGCCACCGGGTGGTATTCGAGAGCTCTAGCCTGCTGGCGGTGCAGGCCGCGCTGGAAGCGGGGCTCGGCGTCGGCGCCTTGCTCCCCGACGTCGCCAACGACGCGCTGCGGCCGTTGCCGCCGGGCTGCCTGCCCGCCTTGCCGCCGGTGCCGCTGGCGCTGTACCGGCATGCCGGCCGCGACGGCGATCCCGAGCTGGAAACGCTCAGCCGGCTGTTCTTCCGCGAATTGAGCCGCCTGTCCGCCTAA
- a CDS encoding DMT family transporter, protein MSGQKREFAWLALLAALWGGSFLFMRVAAPAFGPLPLIALRVGLAACLLLPLLLWRGLWPLWRDNWLPVAAVGVFFTAFPFSLIAWAQLSLPAGMASVLNATTPLMTALWAWPLAGERLSPRRMAGLGLGLAGVLALLAGHGARFEVRSLAPVLAMLGATASYGWAGHMARRWLPGMPPLVTACGGLASGALLMLPLAWLSWPALPPPPQAWTALLLLAAFCTALAYLIFYRLINRLGATRASGVTYLVPVFGVLWGALFLGEAIGAGMVLGAALILAGVLALNARR, encoded by the coding sequence GTGAGCGGGCAGAAGCGGGAGTTCGCCTGGCTTGCGCTGCTGGCGGCGCTGTGGGGCGGATCTTTCCTGTTCATGCGCGTCGCCGCGCCGGCTTTCGGGCCGCTGCCGCTGATCGCGCTGCGGGTGGGCCTGGCCGCCTGTCTGCTGCTGCCCTTGCTGTTGTGGCGCGGCTTGTGGCCGCTGTGGCGCGATAACTGGCTGCCGGTGGCCGCGGTCGGCGTGTTTTTCACCGCGTTTCCATTCAGCCTGATCGCCTGGGCGCAGCTATCCTTGCCGGCCGGCATGGCCTCGGTGCTGAACGCCACCACGCCGCTGATGACCGCGCTGTGGGCGTGGCCGCTGGCCGGCGAGCGGCTGTCGCCGCGGCGGATGGCCGGGCTGGGCCTAGGCTTGGCCGGCGTGTTGGCGCTGCTGGCCGGACACGGCGCGCGTTTCGAGGTCCGTTCGCTGGCGCCGGTGCTGGCGATGCTGGGCGCCACCGCCAGCTACGGCTGGGCCGGGCACATGGCCAGGCGCTGGCTGCCCGGCATGCCGCCCCTGGTGACCGCTTGCGGCGGATTGGCCAGCGGCGCGCTGCTGATGCTGCCGCTGGCATGGCTAAGCTGGCCGGCGCTCCCGCCGCCGCCGCAGGCCTGGACCGCCTTGCTGCTGCTGGCGGCGTTTTGCACCGCGTTGGCCTATCTGATTTTCTACCGCCTGATCAACCGCCTGGGCGCCACCCGCGCCAGCGGCGTCACTTACCTGGTGCCGGTGTTCGGCGTGCTGTGGGGCGCGCTGTTTCTCGGCGAGGCCATCGGCGCCGGGATGGTGCTGGGCGCGGCGCTGATCCTGGCCGGGGTATTGGCGCTCAACGCGCGGCGTTAG
- a CDS encoding methylated-DNA--[protein]-cysteine S-methyltransferase — MEAMLSADAEAGRDYARVRDAIRYLVAHAGEQPQLAEVAAALCLSESRLQRLFSRWAGVSPKRFIQQLTCEAAKARLAAGAPVLPLSHELGLSGGGRLHDLFVTLEAMTPGEYQQGGAGLDIAWSVESTRFGPVLLAQTARGVCALQFLSGDGEAEAWLRAQWPRAALRHVPGQGGALCRRLFDPLAEADGPPLALRVQGSNFQIQVWRALLTVPYGGLIGYGQLAEKIGRPGAARAVGNAVGANPVAWLIPCHRVIRAEGAVGGYRWGEERKLDLIGWESARLSREEATA; from the coding sequence ATGGAAGCCATGCTGTCCGCCGATGCCGAGGCCGGCCGCGACTACGCCCGCGTCCGCGACGCGATCCGCTACCTGGTCGCCCATGCCGGCGAGCAGCCGCAGCTGGCCGAGGTGGCCGCCGCGCTCTGCCTGTCGGAATCGCGGCTGCAGCGGTTGTTCAGCCGCTGGGCCGGCGTCAGCCCCAAGCGCTTCATCCAGCAGCTGACCTGCGAGGCGGCCAAGGCGCGGCTGGCGGCCGGCGCGCCGGTGCTGCCCTTGTCGCACGAGCTGGGCCTGTCCGGCGGCGGCCGGCTGCACGATCTGTTCGTCACGCTGGAGGCGATGACGCCCGGCGAATACCAGCAGGGCGGCGCCGGGCTGGACATCGCCTGGAGCGTCGAATCCACCCGCTTCGGCCCGGTCTTGCTGGCGCAGACCGCGCGCGGCGTGTGCGCGCTGCAGTTCTTGTCCGGAGACGGCGAGGCCGAAGCCTGGCTGCGCGCGCAATGGCCGCGCGCCGCGCTGCGCCATGTACCCGGCCAGGGAGGCGCGCTGTGCCGCCGGCTGTTCGATCCGCTGGCCGAGGCGGACGGCCCGCCGCTGGCGCTCCGGGTGCAGGGCAGCAATTTCCAGATCCAGGTGTGGCGGGCCTTGTTGACCGTGCCCTACGGCGGTTTGATCGGCTATGGCCAGCTGGCGGAAAAGATCGGGCGGCCGGGCGCCGCGCGCGCGGTGGGCAACGCGGTGGGCGCCAATCCGGTGGCCTGGCTGATTCCCTGCCACCGGGTGATCCGCGCCGAGGGCGCGGTGGGCGGCTACCGCTGGGGCGAGGAACGCAAGCTGGACCTGATCGGCTGGGAGAGCGCGCGGCTGAGCCGCGAGGAAGCGACGGCGTGA
- a CDS encoding DUF1203 domain-containing protein, giving the protein MAWQVETLDPAFVERARREGVDALGQPVCRRAAAGGEPFRDALRRARPGEALILASYSPFRQAGPYREYGPVFLAAEPQSAALPGLSALLRRAGEDAYLGEGVALRAYDSGQAMLEAVLLPTREAEAMLARWAARPEIAFAMLRFPAHGCYALRLNRSQ; this is encoded by the coding sequence ATGGCCTGGCAAGTGGAAACCCTGGACCCGGCTTTCGTCGAGCGGGCGCGGCGCGAAGGCGTCGACGCGCTCGGCCAGCCGGTATGCCGGCGGGCGGCCGCAGGCGGCGAACCGTTCCGCGACGCGCTGCGCCGCGCCCGGCCGGGCGAAGCGCTGATCCTGGCGAGCTACAGCCCGTTCCGCCAAGCCGGCCCCTACCGCGAGTACGGACCGGTTTTCCTGGCCGCGGAGCCGCAGTCGGCGGCTTTGCCCGGGCTGTCGGCGCTGCTGCGCCGCGCCGGCGAAGACGCCTACCTCGGCGAGGGCGTGGCGCTGCGCGCCTATGACAGCGGGCAAGCGATGCTGGAAGCGGTTTTGCTGCCGACGCGAGAGGCGGAGGCGATGCTGGCGCGCTGGGCGGCGCGGCCGGAAATCGCGTTCGCGATGCTGCGTTTTCCCGCGCACGGCTGCTATGCGCTGCGGCTGAACCGGAGCCAATGA
- a CDS encoding CBS domain-containing protein, translating to MAKDFSPLPTLTLPRTTDLVRLDQRPHPPIDMDSPALSVMTDLRLVNPIGIRADADLREAHQRMVSHGIRLLFVHDDDGSLLGLVTAVDLLGERPIQCMKEHGKHHADIQIADVMTPRSRLDALNLADVAAASVGQLIATMRHLGRQHALVVEVNAFNGHHELCGLFSTSHMARLLGRPLSFIRVPQALSEIQYSLLHAG from the coding sequence ATGGCTAAAGATTTTTCTCCCTTGCCCACCCTGACTCTGCCGCGCACCACCGACCTGGTGAGACTGGACCAGCGCCCCCACCCGCCGATAGACATGGACAGCCCGGCCTTGAGCGTGATGACCGATCTGAGGCTGGTCAACCCGATAGGCATACGCGCCGACGCCGATTTGCGCGAAGCCCACCAGCGCATGGTCAGCCACGGCATCCGCCTGCTGTTCGTCCACGACGACGACGGCAGCCTGCTCGGCCTCGTCACCGCGGTCGACCTGCTGGGCGAGCGGCCCATCCAGTGCATGAAGGAGCATGGCAAGCATCACGCCGACATCCAGATCGCCGATGTGATGACGCCCCGCAGCCGGCTGGATGCGCTGAACCTGGCCGACGTGGCCGCCGCCAGCGTCGGCCAGCTGATCGCCACCATGCGGCATCTGGGCCGCCAGCACGCACTGGTGGTGGAAGTGAATGCCTTCAACGGCCACCATGAGCTGTGCGGCTTGTTCTCCACCTCGCACATGGCGCGGCTGCTGGGACGGCCGCTGTCCTTCATCCGCGTGCCGCAGGCGCTGTCGGAAATCCAGTACTCGCTGCTGCACGCCGGCTGA
- a CDS encoding chorismate--pyruvate lyase family protein, whose product MKHLVPTVSDSTRLRRRLSAWMLPAALLLGGQAHADAWSYPGWQDGAATRVKAQALLQTLNATLLSNPSATRTLQQWCGDHKLAPEARIRALRDTATRKPADAEIRQQLRVGADEPIGYRRVQLACGDRVLSEADNWYVPSRLTVEMNRLLDTSDTPFGTAVKALNFTRRTESAKLLWSPLPQGWETRPLPTADAGRGLDIPEQVLQHRAVLYKDGNTPFSLVVETYRRDLFAFALNPQENGR is encoded by the coding sequence ATGAAGCATCTCGTCCCGACTGTCTCCGACTCCACCCGACTGCGCCGACGGTTGTCGGCCTGGATGCTGCCCGCCGCGCTGCTGCTGGGCGGCCAGGCCCACGCCGACGCCTGGTCCTACCCGGGCTGGCAGGATGGCGCTGCCACCCGCGTCAAGGCGCAGGCGCTGCTGCAGACGCTGAACGCGACGCTGCTGAGCAATCCCAGCGCCACCCGCACGCTGCAGCAATGGTGCGGCGACCACAAGCTGGCCCCCGAAGCCCGCATCCGCGCGTTGCGCGACACCGCCACCCGCAAGCCCGCCGACGCCGAAATCCGCCAGCAACTGCGGGTGGGCGCCGACGAGCCGATAGGCTACCGCCGCGTGCAGCTGGCCTGCGGCGACCGCGTGCTGTCGGAAGCCGACAACTGGTACGTGCCCTCGCGGCTGACCGTCGAGATGAACCGCCTGCTGGACACCAGCGACACGCCGTTCGGCACCGCGGTCAAGGCGCTGAATTTCACCCGCCGCACCGAAAGCGCCAAACTGCTGTGGTCGCCGCTGCCGCAGGGCTGGGAAACCCGCCCGCTGCCCACCGCGGACGCCGGGCGCGGCCTGGACATCCCGGAACAGGTGCTGCAGCACCGCGCGGTGCTGTACAAGGACGGCAACACGCCGTTCAGCCTGGTGGTGGAAACCTACCGCCGCGACCTGTTCGCCTTTGCGCTGAACCCGCAGGAAAACGGCCGATGA
- a CDS encoding transporter substrate-binding domain-containing protein gives MSGRRIAAACLAALLLSPAAQADRLDDILARGELRVGTTGDYLPFSGRDAASGQYRGLDIDMAEDLARALGVKLQLVPTSWPTLMRDQRDGKFDIAMSGISVSLERQKQALYSAAYLNDGKTPIARCENAARFQTLEQLNSKQTRLAVNPGGTNERFARQRLPNASLTVFPDNTRIFQQIIDGKADAMVTDAVETRYQQKLHPELCAIHPDKPFDFSQKAYLLPNDWRWKAWVDQWLSQRLQDGGFARLSAKWLGQ, from the coding sequence ATGAGCGGCCGCCGGATCGCCGCCGCCTGCCTGGCGGCGCTGCTGCTGAGTCCGGCCGCCCAGGCCGACCGGCTGGACGACATCCTCGCCCGCGGCGAACTGCGCGTCGGCACCACCGGCGACTACCTGCCGTTCAGCGGCCGCGACGCCGCCAGCGGGCAATACCGCGGCCTGGACATCGACATGGCCGAGGACCTGGCGCGCGCGCTGGGCGTGAAGCTGCAGCTGGTGCCCACCAGTTGGCCGACGCTGATGCGCGACCAGCGCGACGGCAAGTTCGACATCGCGATGAGCGGCATATCCGTCAGCCTGGAGCGCCAGAAGCAGGCGTTGTATTCCGCCGCCTACCTGAACGACGGCAAGACGCCGATCGCCCGCTGCGAGAACGCGGCCCGCTTCCAGACGCTGGAACAGCTGAACAGCAAGCAAACGCGGCTGGCGGTCAACCCCGGCGGCACCAACGAGCGTTTCGCCCGTCAGCGCCTGCCCAATGCCAGTTTGACGGTTTTCCCCGACAATACGCGAATTTTCCAGCAGATCATCGATGGAAAAGCCGACGCCATGGTGACCGACGCGGTGGAAACCCGCTACCAGCAGAAACTGCATCCGGAGCTGTGCGCGATCCACCCGGACAAACCGTTCGACTTCTCGCAGAAAGCCTACCTGTTGCCCAACGACTGGCGCTGGAAAGCCTGGGTCGACCAATGGCTGAGCCAGCGGCTGCAGGACGGCGGCTTCGCCAGGCTGTCCGCCAAGTGGCTGGGCCAATAG
- the waaA gene encoding lipid IV(A) 3-deoxy-D-manno-octulosonic acid transferase, which translates to MSWQLALYNGLWRALTPLVRRYLKKRARKAPAYLEHWDERFGQALSPSATGAIWIHAVSVGETRAAQPLVAAIRREWPDAPLLLTQMTPTGRATAEQLYPDAEVRYLPYDYPQAAADFLRAYRPRCGVLMETEIWPNLIHAAAAQRIPLLLANARLSEKSLNGYRKIAGLISPAIAKLTAVAAQTAEDADRLRQLGARSVSVCGSSKYDIEVPEAQRHLAADFRAMAGGRRALLCASTRDGEEALILDAWLAAGAAVGDTLLVLVPRHPERWDEVEKLAAERGLKSQRRSGGAAIAADTRVWLGDSMGEMFGYLGACDVAFIGGSLLPYGCHNLIEPAQVGVPALFGPSVFNFQQAAADSLAAGAGRQVGDAAALVSTALSLMDDPAAGEAMRQGAVRFRDAHRGASERMLALIREAMSAGSEK; encoded by the coding sequence ATGAGCTGGCAGCTGGCGCTGTACAACGGCCTGTGGCGCGCGTTGACGCCGCTGGTGCGGCGCTATCTGAAGAAGCGGGCGCGCAAGGCGCCGGCCTATCTGGAGCATTGGGACGAGCGCTTCGGCCAGGCCCTGTCGCCCAGCGCGACCGGCGCGATCTGGATCCACGCGGTGTCGGTCGGCGAAACGCGCGCCGCCCAGCCCTTGGTGGCGGCGATACGCCGCGAATGGCCGGACGCGCCGCTGCTGCTGACCCAGATGACGCCGACCGGCCGCGCCACCGCCGAGCAGCTGTACCCGGATGCCGAGGTCCGCTACCTGCCCTACGATTATCCGCAGGCCGCCGCCGATTTTCTGCGCGCCTACCGGCCGCGCTGCGGCGTGCTGATGGAAACCGAAATCTGGCCCAACCTGATCCACGCGGCCGCGGCGCAGCGGATTCCGTTGCTGCTGGCCAATGCCAGATTGTCTGAAAAATCGCTGAACGGTTATCGCAAGATTGCCGGCCTGATTTCTCCGGCAATCGCTAAATTGACCGCCGTTGCCGCGCAAACGGCTGAAGATGCCGATCGTTTGCGGCAGTTAGGTGCTCGGAGTGTCTCTGTTTGCGGCAGCAGCAAATATGATATCGAGGTGCCGGAAGCGCAACGTCATCTGGCCGCCGATTTCCGCGCCATGGCCGGCGGGCGGCGCGCGCTGCTGTGCGCCAGCACCCGCGACGGCGAAGAAGCGCTGATCCTGGACGCCTGGCTGGCCGCCGGCGCCGCCGTCGGCGACACCCTGCTGGTGCTGGTGCCGCGCCATCCGGAACGCTGGGACGAGGTGGAAAAGCTGGCAGCCGAACGCGGCTTGAAATCGCAGCGCCGCAGCGGCGGCGCCGCCATCGCCGCCGACACCCGGGTATGGCTGGGCGACAGCATGGGCGAGATGTTCGGCTACCTTGGGGCCTGCGACGTCGCCTTCATCGGCGGCAGCCTGCTGCCTTACGGTTGCCACAACCTGATCGAGCCGGCCCAGGTGGGCGTGCCGGCGCTGTTCGGTCCGTCGGTGTTCAATTTCCAGCAGGCCGCCGCCGATTCGCTGGCGGCCGGCGCGGGCCGCCAGGTGGGAGACGCGGCCGCGCTGGTGTCGACGGCTTTGTCTCTGATGGACGATCCGGCCGCCGGCGAGGCGATGCGCCAGGGCGCCGTGCGTTTCCGCGACGCCCACCGCGGCGCCAGCGAGAGAATGCTGGCGCTGATCCGCGAAGCGATGTCCGCAGGAAGCGAAAAATGA
- the waaC gene encoding lipopolysaccharide heptosyltransferase I: MNVLIVRTSSMGDLIHTWPAITELKTHYPNIRLSWLTEESFADIARLHPQVDEVLTLSWRSWRRRLWQPSAWRELKALKQKLRDARFDLVLDSQGLIKSAIPARWAGAPLAGLGWGSAREALASLFYDKKHKVSRKLSAIDRNRLLFGLSFGYAPDGPPQFGIRRGERPGWMLSGRYAVLLHATSRASKEWPEARWVELGTRLSTQHDMVTVLPWGNDKEKARAQRLAARLPAAVVAPKMSLVEAAGLLGNASAVVGVDTGLVHLANALNVPVAAIYTDTDPQQTGVVETPWATNLGNIGQCPTVDEALAALQTRLDWP, encoded by the coding sequence ATGAATGTGCTGATCGTGCGCACCTCGTCGATGGGCGACCTTATCCACACCTGGCCGGCCATTACCGAGCTGAAGACGCATTACCCGAATATCCGCTTGAGCTGGTTGACCGAGGAAAGCTTCGCCGACATCGCCCGCCTGCATCCGCAGGTGGACGAGGTGCTGACCTTGAGCTGGCGCAGCTGGCGCCGCCGCTTGTGGCAGCCGTCCGCCTGGCGCGAATTGAAGGCCTTGAAGCAAAAACTGCGCGACGCCCGCTTCGACCTGGTGCTCGACAGCCAGGGTCTGATCAAGAGCGCGATCCCCGCCCGCTGGGCCGGCGCCCCTTTGGCTGGCCTGGGTTGGGGCAGTGCCCGCGAGGCGCTGGCCAGCCTGTTTTACGACAAGAAGCACAAGGTTTCGCGCAAGCTGTCGGCGATAGACCGCAACCGGCTGCTGTTCGGCCTCAGCTTCGGCTACGCGCCGGACGGTCCGCCGCAGTTCGGCATCCGCCGCGGCGAGCGGCCGGGCTGGATGCTCAGCGGCCGCTACGCAGTGCTGCTGCACGCCACCAGCCGCGCGTCCAAGGAATGGCCGGAAGCGCGCTGGGTGGAGCTGGGCACCAGGTTATCCACTCAGCACGACATGGTGACGGTGCTGCCCTGGGGCAACGACAAGGAAAAGGCGCGCGCGCAAAGGCTGGCCGCCAGGCTGCCGGCCGCCGTGGTGGCGCCCAAGATGAGCCTGGTAGAGGCCGCCGGTCTGCTGGGCAACGCCAGCGCCGTCGTCGGAGTCGACACCGGCCTCGTCCATCTGGCCAATGCCCTGAACGTGCCGGTGGCGGCCATCTATACCGATACCGATCCGCAGCAGACCGGCGTGGTGGAAACGCCGTGGGCGACCAATCTGGGCAATATCGGCCAGTGTCCGACCGTGGACGAGGCGCTGGCGGCGTTGCAAACGAGGCTGGATTGGCCATGA
- a CDS encoding glycosyltransferase family 2 protein has product MLITKNAGKQLEQCLQSLSFADEIVVVDSGSSDSTLAIASAYKAKVIHQEWLGFGPQKQFAVSQASHDWVLCLDADEYLSEELSLSINKIRENPQAAAYRFPRCNRFMGRFLKHGEGYPDWSLRLFDRHRARWSDDAVHEYVICDGPVEKLAGDLMHESGEDIALYLSKQNRYTSLQAEQLHARGKKVGAGKLLFSPLLRFFKFYFVRRGFLDGLPGLVHISIGCFNSYIKYAKLIELRRLDKDR; this is encoded by the coding sequence GTGCTTATCACCAAAAACGCAGGCAAACAGCTTGAGCAATGTCTGCAGAGCTTGAGCTTCGCCGACGAGATCGTGGTTGTGGATTCCGGCAGCAGCGATAGCACATTGGCAATAGCCTCAGCCTATAAGGCGAAAGTTATCCACCAGGAATGGCTGGGATTCGGTCCGCAGAAGCAATTCGCGGTCAGCCAGGCCAGCCACGACTGGGTGCTGTGCCTGGATGCGGATGAATACCTTTCTGAAGAATTGTCCTTGTCTATCAACAAGATACGGGAAAATCCACAGGCGGCCGCCTACCGCTTCCCGCGCTGCAACCGTTTCATGGGCCGTTTCCTGAAACACGGCGAAGGCTACCCGGACTGGTCGCTGCGCCTGTTCGACCGCCACCGCGCGCGCTGGTCTGACGACGCGGTGCACGAGTACGTGATCTGCGACGGTCCTGTGGAAAAGCTGGCCGGCGACCTGATGCACGAATCAGGCGAAGACATCGCGCTCTACTTGTCCAAGCAGAACCGCTACACCTCGCTGCAAGCGGAGCAACTACATGCGCGCGGCAAGAAGGTCGGCGCCGGCAAGCTGCTGTTCAGCCCGCTGCTGCGCTTTTTCAAGTTCTACTTCGTCCGCCGCGGCTTTCTGGATGGACTGCCCGGCCTGGTGCACATCTCGATCGGCTGCTTCAACAGCTATATCAAGTACGCGAAGCTGATCGAACTCCGCCGTCTGGACAAAGACCGCTGA
- a CDS encoding GNAT family N-acetyltransferase, whose amino-acid sequence MDAILIRLMTEADIGAVARLCGDLDYPTTPEQLTARYAAVRAAADNEIWVAELGGEVVGWIHGHGGHLLEADSYVEIGGIVVDPACRSLGIGRLLLETCEQWAQDRGYARIRLRSGIHRTWAHAFYHRLGYQQKSTGITFALDLPRRD is encoded by the coding sequence ATGGATGCCATCCTCATCCGGCTCATGACGGAAGCCGATATCGGCGCCGTGGCTCGCTTGTGCGGCGATCTGGACTATCCGACCACTCCCGAGCAGCTGACGGCCCGCTACGCCGCCGTGCGCGCCGCGGCGGACAACGAAATCTGGGTCGCGGAACTGGGCGGCGAGGTGGTTGGCTGGATCCACGGCCACGGCGGCCATCTGCTGGAAGCGGACAGCTATGTCGAAATCGGCGGCATTGTCGTCGATCCGGCCTGCCGCAGCCTGGGCATCGGCCGCTTGCTGCTGGAAACCTGCGAGCAATGGGCGCAGGACCGCGGCTATGCCCGCATTCGGCTGCGCTCCGGCATCCATCGCACCTGGGCCCACGCTTTCTACCATCGCCTCGGCTACCAGCAGAAAAGCACCGGCATCACTTTCGCGCTCGACCTGCCGCGGCGCGATTGA